A part of Gambusia affinis linkage group LG21, SWU_Gaff_1.0, whole genome shotgun sequence genomic DNA contains:
- the LOC122824381 gene encoding E3 ubiquitin-protein ligase RNF31: MSGSAESVQMEEVRQRAQSLLSSSGLAQDVKAEVLTLASISLPVSEKYRHLTAEEMLKENTAGRNNLEASESLSRLVKALSILEKYGCNLTSPTRPRYWRSVKHNNPVFRTTVDAIKGGRRVLFLYGYTNQQIDGLSFPDEVTEPDCDVVAAVTLEVMTLRTEVDMLLKGVHPHPECFKDIIPGLTLQKEQTDDSNLPADDGQGDKLQAPPPLVKPTPLPRQTQLAKPPAAPPAVGQCNLCGGASTLVCPSCEDKPFCDACDDLYHRHPSRANHKRDKIQKTQPENCSICGISSVSIQCSTCIQRLCLNCDRLFHSHPDRRGHSRTNLAAASGPSPSSWQCAHCTTVNEMRAVLCTTCDRPRLATPAIAGHDGSGPTSQNTEWQCKSCTVVNQGSSILCEVCERPRLATRPPVPPAPESGSKWTCQFCTFVNSKPSVVCEMCSLPSKDASAVSAPQPLQQPPLPQPPLQQPPSFTKEQPDLGAKPQPKPRANLDLTRQKTMREDGLALIHQIREAEKRGVSPEEVYAALSMCGGSSTNPCDWLTSELPHLLDEICAMAASVQLTCRPGNGGSAVLVDRDGPEQNGVKLSRAEAKLAWLAAGGNKDKAVRQLLRDRQVKMRELHSLGFQDMSQCEEALRQSGGDIKGALSLLQRPLMEPFHQRIWLDQPEPPINPKHPDKQRMCRRLLALYDLPSWGRCELALSLLQEPDVNYSLEDVVQAVKESQDREFIRRLLNTECPVCLSIFPRSKMQSLTSCQCSVCHECFRQHFTIAVRDKHIRDMVCPACSEPDINDPEQLDSYFSTLDIQLRDCLEPEVYELFHKKLTEHALMKDPKFLWCCHCTSGFINDGNQLKVTCPSCRKSFCAQCKKPWEPQHQDVSCEQFQLWKRENDPEYQRQGLAGYLRDNGITCPECKFQYALTKGGCMHFTCSQCRHQFCSGCNNPYYKMECKIPLCKFPGLHAHHPRDCLFYLRDWDADRLQALLQRSGVPFNTDPSNETQTDACGVMEQKDEGGQPADSPCGLQTQPGQAGLCMKHYREYLVSLINDHSLDPAVLYETQELVVACQRYLGDLRKGEGEDDNAFSARLLKKLMEVPLGEKVPRSK; encoded by the exons ATGAGCGGCAGCGCTGAGTCGGTCCAGATGGAGGAGGTCCGGCAGAGAGCCCAGTCCCTGCTGTCGTCGTCGGGTTTAGCCCAGGATGTGAAGGCTGAGGTCCTGACGCTGGCCAGCATCTCTCTGCCTGTTTCAGAAAAGTACCGCCATCTGACAGCAGAGGAGATGCTGAAGGAGAACACGGCCGGTCGCAACAACCTCGAG GCGTCGGAGTCGCTGAGTCGACTCGTCAAAGCTCTGAGCATCCTGGAGAAATACGGCTGCAACCTGACGAGTCCCACCAGGCCCAGATACTGGAGGAGCGTCAAACACAACAACCCCGTCTTCAGGACCACCGTGGACGCCATCAAG GGCGGCCGGAGAGTCCTGTTTCTGTACGGATACACCAACCAGCAGATCGACGGCCTCAGCTTCCCCGACGAAGTCACCGAGCCGGACTGTGACGTCGTTGCCGCGGTGACGCTGGAGGTGATGACGCTGCGCACCGAAGTGGACATGCTTCTGAAA GGCGTCCATCCTCACCCAGAATGCTTCAAAGACATCATCCCGGGCCTCACCCTGCAG AAGGAGCAGACTGATGACTCAAATCTGCCTGCAGACGACGGACAAGGAGATAAACTTCAAGCTCCGCCCCCTTTAGTTAAACCGACTCCTTTACCCAGGCAGACCCAACTTGCAAAACCACCAGCAG CGCCCCCTGCAGTCGGTCAGTGTAATCTCTGCGGCGGAGCATCCACACTCGTCTGTCCGTCCTGTGAAGACAAGCCTTTCTGCGACGCGTGTGACGACCTGTATCACCGCCACCCGTCCAGAGCCAATCACAAGCgagacaaaatacagaaaacccAACCGG AGAATTGCAGCATCTGCGGCATTTCTTCTGTGAGCATCCAGTGCTCCACCTGCATCCAGAGGCTGTGTTTGAACTGCGACCGGCTCTTCCACTCCCATCCGGACCGCAGAGGACACAGCAGGACCAACCTGGCCGCCGCCTCAGG TCCGTCTCCGTCATCCTGGCAGTGCGCTCACTGCACCACCGTGAACGAGATGCGAGCCGTCCTCTGCACAACCTGCGACCGCCCTCGACTCGCCACTCCTGCGATCGCTGGCCACGACGGTTCCGGTCCGACGTCACAGAACACCG AGTGGCAGTGCAAGAGCTGCACGGTGGTGAACCAAGGCAGCAGCATCCTCTGTGAAGTGTGTGAGCGCCCCCGCCTGGCCACTCGCCCGCCTGTCCCTCCAGCGCCAGAGTCTGGATCAAAG TGGACCTGCCAGTTCTGCACCTTCGTGAACTCCAAGCCCTCGGTGGTGTGTGAGATGTGCAGTCTGCCGTCCAAAGACGCGTCTGCCGTTTCTGCACCGCAGccgctgcagcaaccgccgctGCCGCAACCGCCGCTGCAGCAGCCGCCCTCCTTCACCAAGGAGCAGCCCGACCTGGGCGCGAAGCCGCAGCCGAAGCCCCGAGCCAACCTGGATCTGACGAGGCAGAAAACAATGAGGGAGGACGGACTTGCACTCATCCACCAGATTAGA GAAGCGGAGAAGCGCGGCGTCAGCCCCGAGGAGGTCTACGCCGCTCTGAGCATGTGCGGCGGCAGCAGCACCAACCCCTGTGATTGGCTGACCTCAGAGCTGCCGCACCTGCTGGACGAGATCTGCGCCATGGCCGCCTCCGTCCAGCTCACCTGCAGGCCGGGGAACGGCGGCTCGGCGGTTCTGGTGGATCGGGACGGGCCGGAGCAGAACGGCGTGAAGCTGTCCAGAGCCGAGGCCAAGCTGGCCTGGCTGGCAGCCGGCGGCAACAAGGACAAGGCTGTGAGACAGCTGCTGAGGGACAGACAGGTCAAG ATGAGGGAACTTCACTCCCTGGGCTTCCAGGACATGTCGCAGTGCGAAGAGGCTCTACGGCAGAGCGGAGGGGACATCAAAGGCgctctgtctctgctgcagcGCCCCCTAATGGAGCCGTTCCACCAGCGGATCTGGCTGGACCAGCCCGAGCCGCCCATCAACCCCAAACACCCGGACAAGCAG aGGATGTGCAGGCGTCTGCTGGCGCTGTACGACCTGCCCAGCTGGGGGCGCTGCGAGCTCGCGCTGTCGCTGCTCCAGGAGCCGGACGTGAACTACTCCCTGGAGGACGTGGTCCAGGCCGTGAAGGAGTCTCAGGACCGGGAGTTCATCCGGCGTCTGCTGAACACCGAGTGTCCCGTCTGTCTGAGCATCTTCCCCCGCAGCAAG ATGCAGTCTCTGACGTCCTGCCAGTGCTCCGTCTGCCACGAGTGTTTCCGGCAGCACTTCACCATCGCCGTCAGAGACAAACACATCCGGGACATGGTGTGTCCCGCCTGCAGCGAGCCGGACATCAACGACCCAGAGCAGCTGGACAGCTACTTCTCCACCCTGGACATCCAG CTGCGCGACTGCCTGGAGCCTGAAGTGTACGAGCTGTTCCACAAGAAGCTGACGGAGCACGCGCTCATGAAGGACCCAAAATTCCTCTGGTGCTGTCAT TGCACATCCGGCTTCATCAACGATGGAAACCAGCTGAAGGTCACCTGCCCATCCTGCCGCAAGAGTTTCTGCGCTCAGTGCAAGAAACCG TGGGAGCCTCAGCACCAGGACGTTTCCTGTGAGCAGTTCCAGCTGTGGAAGAGAGAGAACGACCCGGAGTACCAGAGGCAGGGCCTGGCCGGCTACCTGAGGGACAACGGCATCA CCTGCCCGGAGTGTAAGTTCCAGTACGCGCTGACCAAAGGCGGCTGCATGCACTTTACCTGCTCCCAGTGCCGCCACCAGTTCTGCAGCGGCTGCAACAACCCGTACTACAAG ATGGAGTGTAAGATTCCTCTGTGTAAATTCCCTGGCCTGCACGCCCACCACCCCAGAGACTGCCTGTTCTACCTGCGGGACTGGGACGCAGACCGACTGCAGGCTCTGCTGCAG AGGAGCGGCGTGCCCTTCAACACGGATCCTTCCAATGAGACCCAAACCG ACGCCTGCGGCGTGATGGAGCAGAAGGACGAAGGCGGCCAGCCGGCCGACTCGCCTTGCGGCCTCCAGACCCAGCCGGGCCAGGCCGGGCTCTGCAT